In a genomic window of uncultured Flavobacterium sp.:
- a CDS encoding cellulase family glycosylhydrolase — protein sequence MKKLIITLQLLVSITTFGQGFLHRDGQKIVDGNGKNILLRGLGLGGWMVQEGYMMQTQPFASPQYVIKQKIQDVVGEQGTKEFYAAYKANGITKRDVDSLAAWGFNSIRLPMHYNLYTPAIEEEKNGEITWTEEGFTMTDNLVKWCAENKIYLILDLHAAPGGQGNDAAISDYDTTKPSLWQSEANQKKMIALWKKLASRYRDNPWIGAYDIINEPNWNFTGTNKNGCDENSNGPLRDLMVQVTKAIREVDTNHLIFIEGNCWGNNYNGIFPLWDENMALSFHKYWNYNTTASIQKMLDYRTQYNVPIWLGESGENSNVWFKDVLTLVESNNIGWAFWPMKKIENIAGVTSVTKIPEYDVLLKYWKDGGQKPSADFAKKTLMKMADNYKMENVTVKPDVIDAMFRQVQTNDTKPYKKHLIPGKIAATQYDLGTNGYAYSDKDFINYRVETGIFDEWNKGNTMRNDGVDILPCKDAGSNGYQVSFIEDGEWLQFTTQVAKQKTYKVAIRYSSENSEGKLHLETENGKKSETITLPATGGNDKFKTVILSGVDLNAGTNKIKVVFEKGGFNLNYLDFSDKLR from the coding sequence AAAAGATTGTTGATGGAAACGGAAAAAATATACTGTTAAGAGGTTTAGGATTAGGCGGATGGATGGTGCAGGAAGGTTATATGATGCAAACCCAGCCTTTTGCAAGTCCGCAATATGTAATCAAACAAAAAATTCAGGACGTTGTTGGAGAACAAGGAACAAAAGAATTTTATGCAGCTTATAAAGCAAACGGAATCACAAAACGTGATGTCGATTCATTGGCAGCTTGGGGATTCAATTCGATTCGTCTTCCAATGCATTATAATCTATATACGCCAGCAATTGAAGAAGAGAAAAATGGTGAAATCACTTGGACAGAAGAAGGTTTTACCATGACTGATAATTTAGTAAAATGGTGTGCCGAAAATAAAATCTATCTTATTCTTGACTTGCATGCAGCGCCTGGAGGACAAGGAAATGACGCAGCAATTTCGGATTATGATACAACCAAACCATCATTATGGCAAAGTGAAGCCAATCAGAAAAAAATGATTGCTTTATGGAAAAAACTAGCTTCGCGTTACAGAGATAATCCATGGATTGGAGCTTATGATATTATCAATGAGCCAAACTGGAATTTTACCGGAACCAATAAAAACGGTTGTGACGAAAACTCAAACGGACCTTTAAGAGATTTAATGGTTCAGGTTACAAAAGCCATTCGCGAAGTCGATACAAACCATTTAATTTTTATTGAAGGAAACTGTTGGGGAAATAACTACAACGGAATTTTCCCTTTATGGGATGAAAATATGGCGTTAAGTTTCCATAAATATTGGAATTACAATACTACAGCATCAATTCAGAAAATGCTGGATTACAGAACACAATATAACGTTCCAATTTGGCTAGGTGAAAGCGGAGAAAACTCTAATGTTTGGTTTAAAGATGTACTGACTTTAGTAGAAAGCAACAATATTGGATGGGCTTTTTGGCCAATGAAAAAAATCGAAAATATTGCAGGAGTAACTTCAGTAACCAAAATTCCTGAATACGATGTTTTATTGAAATACTGGAAAGACGGAGGTCAAAAACCAAGTGCTGATTTTGCCAAAAAGACATTAATGAAAATGGCGGATAATTACAAAATGGAAAACGTAACCGTTAAACCAGATGTAATTGACGCAATGTTCAGACAAGTACAAACCAACGATACAAAACCGTATAAAAAACATTTGATTCCGGGAAAAATTGCCGCAACGCAATATGATTTGGGAACAAATGGATATGCTTATTCAGATAAAGATTTTATAAACTACAGAGTAGAAACCGGAATATTCGACGAATGGAATAAAGGAAATACCATGAGAAATGATGGTGTTGATATTTTGCCATGCAAAGATGCAGGATCAAATGGTTATCAGGTTTCTTTTATTGAAGATGGCGAATGGCTTCAGTTTACAACGCAAGTTGCAAAACAAAAAACATATAAAGTTGCAATTCGTTATTCAAGCGAAAACTCAGAAGGAAAACTTCATTTAGAGACAGAAAACGGTAAAAAATCAGAAACGATTACACTTCCTGCAACTGGAGGAAATGACAAATTCAAAACAGTCATTTTATCTGGAGTAGATTTAAATGCAGGAACAAATAAAATCAAAGTAGTTTTTGAAAAAGGAGGTTTCAATTTGAACTATTTAGATTTTTCAGACAAACTCCGTTAG
- a CDS encoding endonuclease/exonuclease/phosphatase family protein: MKKINTIVLVVMLLLVSGSFYGQNLKIMTYNIRLDVASDGENAWPNRKDYFTSQIQFYSPDIFGVQEATPNQVTAIASALPNYDRFGIGREEGGTGEACTIYYKKGRFQLLQSNTFWLSETPEKVSRGWDAACNRVCTYGLFKDLKTKRTFWVFNLHLDHMGEVARVKGVELVLSKIKELNTKKYPAFLMGDFNSEPDTKQIAEIKKVMDDTKDVSVEKPFGPSGTFNDFEHDKPVTLLIDYIFISKNSGLKIQKHAVLSDSKDLKYPSDHLPVLIEID; the protein is encoded by the coding sequence ATGAAAAAGATAAATACAATTGTTTTAGTAGTAATGCTGCTTTTGGTAAGCGGTTCATTTTATGGTCAAAATTTAAAAATTATGACCTACAATATTCGTTTAGATGTTGCATCAGACGGAGAAAATGCATGGCCAAACCGGAAAGATTATTTTACTTCTCAAATACAATTTTATAGTCCGGATATATTTGGAGTTCAGGAAGCAACACCAAATCAAGTTACAGCGATAGCTTCGGCTTTGCCAAATTACGACAGATTTGGAATTGGTCGAGAAGAAGGCGGAACAGGAGAAGCGTGTACGATTTATTATAAAAAAGGACGTTTTCAGTTGTTGCAATCAAACACGTTTTGGTTGTCAGAAACGCCAGAAAAAGTATCAAGAGGTTGGGATGCAGCTTGCAACAGAGTTTGTACTTATGGACTTTTTAAAGATTTAAAAACTAAGAGAACATTTTGGGTTTTTAATCTTCATTTGGATCATATGGGCGAAGTAGCGAGAGTAAAAGGAGTAGAATTGGTTCTTTCGAAAATAAAAGAATTAAACACAAAGAAATATCCGGCATTTTTAATGGGAGATTTTAACTCAGAACCAGATACAAAACAAATTGCCGAGATAAAAAAAGTAATGGATGATACCAAAGATGTTTCGGTAGAAAAGCCTTTTGGACCATCAGGAACTTTCAATGATTTTGAACATGATAAACCTGTAACGTTGTTAATTGATTACATTTTTATCTCAAAAAATAGCGGATTAAAAATTCAAAAACACGCAGTACTAAGTGATTCTAAAGATTTAAAATATCCCTCAGATCATTTACCTGTCTTAATAGAAATAGATTAG
- a CDS encoding glycoside hydrolase family 30 beta sandwich domain-containing protein produces the protein MKNINKKLQILLLLPLIAVQIKCGTSKNSVATSGKAESWITTTDETSKLQKQNDLVFNSETNSNQIISVDASQKFQTIEGFGFALTGGSAQAILKLDKAKKEALLQELFSRNNDAIGLSYLRISIGASDLNETVFSYDDMPQGQTDLKLEHFNLGPDLKDIVPLLKEILAINPKIKIMGSPWSPPVWMKDNGSTIGGSLQPKYYQVYAEYFVKYIQAMKEQGIVIDAITPQNEPLNPKNNPSLLMLAEQQREFVKNNLGPAFAKAKIKTKIVVYDHNCNKPEYPLTILNDPKALPFVAGSAFHLYEGDISAMSTVHDAYPKKDLYFTEQYTGSGSNFESDLKWSVKNVVIGSMRNWSVNALSWGLANDEYYKPFTPGGCSTCKGALMIDQAQNIKREVGYYIIGHASKFVPEGSVRIGSNIAGNIYNVAFKTPTGKIVLIVENDGTSTESFNIKYNQKQISTTLNAGAVATYVW, from the coding sequence ATGAAAAACATCAACAAAAAACTTCAAATTTTACTTTTACTGCCCTTAATTGCAGTTCAAATAAAATGTGGAACTTCAAAAAATTCAGTTGCTACTTCTGGTAAAGCAGAATCGTGGATTACAACAACCGATGAGACATCAAAATTGCAAAAGCAAAATGATTTAGTTTTTAATTCAGAAACGAATTCAAATCAAATTATTTCAGTAGACGCTTCTCAAAAATTTCAAACTATCGAAGGTTTTGGATTTGCGTTGACTGGAGGAAGTGCTCAGGCGATATTAAAACTGGATAAAGCAAAGAAAGAAGCATTGCTTCAGGAATTGTTTTCCAGAAATAATGATGCAATTGGTTTGAGTTATTTGCGTATCAGTATTGGAGCTTCTGATTTGAATGAAACAGTTTTTTCGTATGATGATATGCCACAAGGGCAAACAGATTTAAAATTGGAACACTTTAATCTTGGTCCGGATTTAAAAGATATTGTACCACTTTTAAAAGAAATTTTGGCAATAAATCCAAAGATAAAAATTATGGGTTCTCCATGGTCGCCTCCAGTTTGGATGAAAGACAACGGAAGCACAATAGGCGGAAGTTTACAGCCTAAATATTATCAGGTTTATGCAGAATATTTTGTAAAATATATTCAGGCAATGAAAGAACAGGGAATTGTAATTGATGCTATAACACCGCAAAACGAACCTTTGAATCCGAAAAATAATCCAAGCTTATTGATGCTTGCAGAACAACAGAGAGAATTTGTTAAAAACAATTTGGGGCCCGCTTTCGCGAAAGCAAAAATCAAAACCAAAATTGTAGTTTACGATCACAATTGTAACAAACCAGAATATCCTTTGACAATATTAAATGATCCAAAAGCATTGCCATTTGTTGCAGGTTCAGCGTTTCATTTATACGAAGGAGATATCAGCGCTATGTCTACGGTTCACGATGCATATCCAAAAAAAGATTTGTATTTTACCGAACAGTATACTGGATCAGGAAGTAATTTTGAATCGGATTTGAAATGGAGTGTGAAAAATGTAGTAATTGGTTCGATGCGTAACTGGAGTGTAAACGCACTTTCATGGGGATTGGCAAATGATGAATATTACAAACCATTTACGCCAGGCGGATGTTCTACTTGTAAAGGTGCATTAATGATTGATCAGGCGCAAAATATAAAGAGAGAAGTTGGTTATTATATTATTGGTCACGCTTCAAAATTTGTTCCTGAAGGATCTGTTAGAATTGGAAGTAATATTGCTGGTAATATATATAATGTTGCCTTTAAAACTCCAACAGGAAAAATCGTTTTAATTGTAGAAAACGACGGAACTTCTACAGAATCATTCAATATCAAATACAACCAAAAACAAATTTCAACTACTTTAAACGCTGGTGCAGTCGCAACTTACGTTTGGTAA
- a CDS encoding glycoside hydrolase family 3 N-terminal domain-containing protein: MKKLTTFTLLMLSLFATAQQETIDQKVNALLKKMTIEEKIGQLNQYTGDNQATGPITINPNKQSEIKQGLIGSMLNIIGTKYTRQYQELAMQSRLKIPLLFGQDVIHGYKTTFPIPLAEAASWDLTAIELAARVAATEAAASGIHWTFAPMVDISRDPRWGRVMEGAGEDTYLGSKIAYARVKGFQGNKLGDLNSVMACVKHFAAYGAGVGGRDYNSVDMSERMLFETYLPPFKAALDAGAATFMNSFNDLNGIPASGNAHLQRDILKGKWNFQGFVVSDWGSIGEMVAHGYSKDLKAAALSAITAGSDMDMESNAYRYNLAELVKEGKVSIDLIDDAVKRILRKKYELGLFDDPYRYSDGKREEKALNNPENRKAALEVAQKSIVLLKNDNQTLPISKSVKTIAFIGPMVKEYKANMGFWSVELPEVNYDKWVVSQWDGLQNKVGKNTKLLYAKGCEVDGDNKDGFAEAVATAQQADVVILSIGERRDQSGEAKSRSNLGLPGVQEDLVKAIQATGKPVVVLINAGRPLVFNWTADNVPAIVYTWWLGTEAGNAIANVLFGDYNPSGKLPMTFPREVGQVPIYYNHFSTGRPAKDENATNYVSAYIDLKNSPKFPFGYGLSYTQFGYSDLKLSSTKIKSNETIKVSFQLSNVGKVAGEEVVQLYLKDKFGSVVRPVLELRDFQKVKLNAGETKTIEFTIDKEKLSFYNDKLEWGAEPGDFELMIGTSSADIKLRSNFELL; the protein is encoded by the coding sequence ATGAAAAAATTAACCACATTTACCTTGTTGATGTTATCGCTTTTTGCAACGGCACAACAAGAAACAATCGATCAGAAAGTAAATGCTTTATTGAAAAAGATGACTATTGAAGAAAAAATAGGTCAGCTTAATCAATATACCGGAGACAATCAGGCAACGGGACCAATTACAATAAATCCCAACAAACAATCTGAAATTAAACAAGGTTTAATAGGTTCGATGTTAAACATCATCGGAACAAAATACACCAGACAATATCAGGAATTAGCGATGCAATCACGTTTGAAAATTCCGTTGTTATTTGGTCAGGATGTTATTCACGGATATAAAACGACATTTCCAATTCCGTTGGCAGAAGCCGCAAGTTGGGATTTAACTGCGATTGAATTAGCTGCAAGAGTTGCGGCTACAGAAGCTGCGGCAAGCGGAATTCACTGGACTTTTGCTCCAATGGTAGATATTAGCCGTGATCCGCGTTGGGGACGAGTTATGGAAGGTGCCGGAGAAGATACTTACTTAGGTTCTAAAATTGCTTATGCGAGAGTAAAAGGTTTTCAAGGGAATAAACTGGGTGATTTAAACTCGGTTATGGCTTGCGTAAAACACTTTGCAGCTTATGGCGCAGGAGTTGGCGGAAGAGATTACAACTCAGTAGATATGAGCGAACGTATGTTGTTCGAAACGTATTTACCTCCATTTAAAGCAGCTCTTGATGCTGGTGCAGCGACTTTCATGAACTCATTCAATGATTTAAACGGAATTCCTGCTTCAGGAAATGCGCATTTGCAACGTGATATCCTAAAAGGAAAATGGAACTTTCAGGGATTCGTAGTTTCTGATTGGGGTTCTATTGGAGAAATGGTTGCTCACGGATATTCAAAAGATCTTAAAGCTGCAGCACTTTCTGCAATTACTGCCGGAAGTGATATGGATATGGAAAGTAATGCTTACAGATATAATTTGGCGGAATTGGTTAAAGAAGGCAAAGTTTCTATCGACTTAATTGACGATGCTGTAAAACGTATTCTTCGCAAGAAATATGAATTAGGATTATTTGACGATCCGTACAGATATTCAGATGGAAAAAGAGAAGAAAAAGCCTTAAATAATCCTGAAAATAGAAAAGCAGCACTTGAAGTAGCACAAAAAAGTATTGTTTTATTAAAGAATGATAATCAGACATTGCCAATCTCTAAAAGTGTAAAAACAATTGCATTTATTGGACCAATGGTAAAAGAATACAAAGCCAATATGGGATTTTGGTCAGTAGAATTACCGGAAGTTAATTATGATAAATGGGTAGTTTCGCAATGGGATGGTTTGCAAAATAAAGTTGGAAAAAATACCAAATTGCTTTACGCGAAAGGTTGTGAAGTAGATGGAGATAACAAAGACGGATTTGCAGAAGCGGTTGCAACAGCACAACAAGCAGATGTTGTTATTTTGAGTATTGGCGAAAGACGCGATCAAAGTGGTGAAGCAAAAAGCCGCAGCAATCTTGGTTTACCGGGCGTTCAGGAAGATTTAGTAAAAGCAATTCAGGCAACAGGAAAACCGGTTGTAGTTTTGATAAATGCCGGAAGACCTCTTGTTTTTAACTGGACAGCAGACAATGTTCCTGCAATCGTATATACTTGGTGGTTAGGAACTGAGGCTGGAAATGCTATTGCAAATGTTTTATTTGGAGATTATAATCCTTCTGGAAAATTGCCAATGACATTTCCAAGAGAAGTTGGACAAGTGCCAATTTATTACAATCATTTCAGTACCGGAAGACCAGCAAAAGATGAAAATGCAACGAACTATGTTTCGGCATATATTGATTTAAAAAACTCACCTAAATTTCCTTTTGGATACGGATTGAGTTATACACAATTCGGTTATTCTGATTTGAAATTATCTTCGACTAAAATAAAAAGCAACGAAACAATTAAAGTTTCTTTCCAATTATCAAACGTTGGAAAAGTTGCCGGAGAAGAAGTAGTACAATTATACTTGAAAGATAAATTTGGATCTGTAGTAAGACCAGTTTTAGAATTAAGAGATTTTCAAAAAGTAAAATTAAATGCTGGAGAAACTAAAACTATCGAATTTACAATTGACAAAGAGAAACTTTCTTTCTATAATGATAAATTAGAATGGGGAGCTGAACCAGGAGATTTTGAATTAATGATTGGAACTTCGTCAGCTGATATTAAGTTAAGATCTAATTTTGAATTACTATAA
- a CDS encoding glucosaminidase domain-containing protein: protein MSKNVIHNFNIAIKNIPTVKRSEDLKEIFLKELAKISIEMRQEKDIVQLWQEYQNANSSILSNISIEKNESTTLEKIKSPIVSDTTIPTLEKTKQDSNISKAVPKSLFFATTDNSKTIDSLVATNISSTNLNDRPTTQIYNSISTQQSLIIPSEIPVTGNKAYTGNKAYSDIIKTEIKKKFDVILIENDLDSTIYKTQISKDFNTKKGQEHFAEQINIETKKEGKNQYKISETSINNVNWEKLSESLIFKLSELSKEEKNLYLKEYYDILIKKIIKPNINIQQLFSEHDELFLLLKSIFPNLPEKITIQTQRIIYPDLGVQKMYPEIGADNMYFRASGTLLDSKNYTFGDSNKDNNQFVHKFIYNNSSSLIDIFSKDPIHHEFLITIVIKIYNQAKAKGASAKGAMLIASQATLESGWGTAAERRGDYNLFGTSTNGNDYKVKNAQIRIKDYSNVGGYDASIKDYFTSKFKKWPGIEKLIKNENFTSDDIDKAFYTGIYIEDEKTRNKTGHGAYNFDDVITSKPNGKGTIISNDNKYGKSLLLQIKSTKKRLIQSIDYEISKNNSSINQEIKKLQSNNVSKKEKEDLSNSIEEIQAQNENYLSIKNEINKE, encoded by the coding sequence ATGAGTAAAAATGTAATTCACAATTTCAATATTGCAATAAAAAACATCCCTACTGTAAAACGCTCAGAGGATTTAAAAGAAATCTTTCTAAAAGAACTAGCAAAAATTTCAATAGAAATGAGACAGGAAAAAGATATAGTACAACTATGGCAGGAATATCAAAATGCTAATTCTTCAATCCTTTCAAATATCTCAATTGAAAAAAATGAAAGCACTACTTTAGAAAAAATTAAAAGTCCAATAGTTTCTGACACAACTATTCCAACTTTAGAGAAAACAAAACAAGATTCTAACATTTCAAAAGCAGTTCCTAAATCTCTTTTTTTTGCTACTACAGATAACAGTAAAACAATTGATTCTTTAGTAGCTACTAATATTAGTTCGACAAACTTAAATGACAGACCAACCACTCAAATATATAATAGTATATCAACACAACAAAGCCTTATAATTCCATCAGAAATTCCAGTCACTGGAAATAAGGCATATACTGGTAATAAGGCATATTCAGATATAATCAAAACCGAAATCAAAAAGAAATTCGATGTTATTCTGATTGAAAACGATCTTGATTCAACTATTTACAAAACTCAAATTTCTAAAGATTTTAACACCAAAAAAGGTCAGGAACATTTTGCTGAACAAATCAATATTGAAACGAAAAAAGAAGGTAAGAATCAATATAAAATTTCTGAAACCTCTATTAATAATGTAAACTGGGAAAAATTAAGTGAGTCACTGATTTTTAAATTATCAGAGTTATCGAAAGAAGAAAAAAACCTATATTTGAAAGAATATTACGATATTTTAATAAAGAAGATCATAAAGCCAAATATAAATATTCAGCAGTTATTTTCTGAACATGACGAATTATTCTTATTACTAAAATCAATTTTCCCAAATTTACCGGAAAAAATAACAATACAAACCCAAAGAATAATATATCCTGATTTAGGCGTTCAAAAAATGTATCCTGAAATTGGAGCGGATAATATGTATTTTAGAGCTTCAGGAACTTTATTAGATAGCAAAAACTATACCTTTGGCGACAGTAACAAAGACAATAATCAGTTTGTACATAAATTTATTTACAATAATTCTTCATCATTGATAGATATATTTAGCAAAGATCCGATACATCATGAATTTCTAATTACTATCGTTATTAAGATATACAATCAAGCCAAAGCAAAAGGTGCAAGCGCCAAAGGAGCAATGTTAATTGCATCTCAGGCTACACTTGAATCTGGTTGGGGTACTGCAGCCGAACGTAGAGGAGATTACAATCTGTTTGGAACTTCAACGAATGGTAATGATTATAAGGTGAAAAACGCTCAAATTAGAATTAAGGACTATTCAAATGTAGGTGGCTATGACGCCTCTATTAAAGACTATTTTACTAGTAAATTTAAAAAATGGCCTGGTATTGAAAAACTAATTAAAAATGAAAATTTTACATCCGACGATATAGATAAAGCTTTTTACACAGGTATATATATAGAAGATGAAAAAACTAGAAATAAAACCGGACATGGCGCATATAATTTTGATGATGTAATAACTTCAAAACCTAATGGTAAAGGAACTATAATTTCAAATGATAATAAATATGGAAAATCATTATTGTTACAAATAAAATCGACTAAAAAAAGACTAATTCAGAGCATTGATTATGAAATATCAAAAAATAACTCATCAATAAATCAGGAAATAAAAAAACTGCAAAGCAACAATGTAAGCAAAAAAGAAAAAGAAGATTTAAGTAATAGCATAGAAGAGATACAAGCTCAAAACGAAAACTATCTAAGCATTAAAAACGAAATTAATAAAGAATGA
- a CDS encoding NUDIX domain-containing protein, whose amino-acid sequence MLKDIIENNQNYQPGLSIDCVIFGFHDNQLKVLLIKIPHRNTWSLPGGFIPIDQDIDTAAVTVLNERTGVEGIFLRQFATFGKIKRNDQHFGKEVLEYLKIEEEKGKWLTQRFVTIGYYALVDFLKTIPRSANKEQIIEWIDHKEVPELILDHKEILDKALDTLRIELNLMPVGYNLLPEKFTIPELQKLYETILDRKLDRRNFLRKITNIGILTKLDEKKSNVAHKAPNLYSFDKDKYEEVLKNGLNQGW is encoded by the coding sequence ATGCTAAAAGACATTATAGAAAATAATCAAAATTATCAACCTGGGCTTTCAATAGATTGTGTAATTTTTGGTTTTCATGATAATCAGCTTAAGGTTTTATTAATCAAGATTCCGCATCGAAATACATGGTCATTGCCCGGCGGATTTATCCCAATTGATCAGGATATCGATACAGCCGCGGTGACTGTTTTGAACGAAAGAACTGGAGTTGAAGGAATATTTTTGAGGCAATTTGCGACTTTTGGAAAAATAAAAAGAAACGACCAGCACTTTGGAAAAGAAGTTTTAGAATATTTAAAAATCGAAGAAGAAAAAGGGAAGTGGCTCACACAGCGTTTTGTGACAATTGGTTATTATGCTTTGGTTGATTTTTTAAAAACAATTCCGAGATCTGCCAATAAAGAACAAATTATAGAATGGATTGATCATAAAGAAGTGCCTGAACTTATTTTAGATCACAAAGAAATTCTAGATAAAGCATTAGATACATTGAGAATTGAGCTCAATTTAATGCCAGTTGGTTACAACTTATTACCAGAGAAATTTACGATTCCGGAGCTTCAGAAATTATACGAAACTATTTTGGATCGAAAACTTGACAGAAGAAACTTTCTAAGAAAAATAACCAATATTGGAATCCTGACCAAACTCGACGAAAAGAAAAGCAACGTAGCACATAAAGCGCCAAATTTATATTCGTTTGATAAAGATAAATACG